From one Lotus japonicus ecotype B-129 chromosome 3, LjGifu_v1.2 genomic stretch:
- the LOC130746375 gene encoding ubiquitin-like protein 5, which yields MIEVVLNDRLGKKVRVKCNEDDTIGDLKKLVAAQTGTRPDKIRIQKWYTIYKDHITLKDYEIHDGMGLELYYN from the coding sequence ATGATAGAGGTGGTGCTGAACGATCGGTTGGGGAAGAAGGTTCGGGTGAAGTGCAACGAGGATGACACGATCGGTGACCTGAAGAAGCTGGTGGCGGCTCAGACAGGTACAAGACCCGACAAGATTCGCATCCAGAAATGGTACACAATCTACAAGGATCACATCACCCTCAAAGACTACGAGATTCATGATGGCATGGGCCTCGAGCTCTACTATAACTAA